One genomic window of Conexivisphaerales archaeon includes the following:
- a CDS encoding glycosyltransferase family 4 protein, with the protein MAEIRLMATFFHDYQYGKVLGGVERRFVELSNEFKKRKIKAFAVEYEPSLSKAMKVGYISITVKRKSGRNILELVQIFRLGLLTALACRKSKCNVIYSTSSVYTNLITAYFASKICRIPFVVVFHSFPYQNSSSILKDSIRVVRGMLGGSEAFTQAIINLLRNRAFASTKACLTVSKATKDRLVCSFRPRLVLTTGNGISGEWFMDIKTEKIYDGCYVGRISPRKRIDFLLRIWKSVVEEKRDAKLVIVGGAESQRYFNHCLDIVKQLGLQDNVTFTGFVEDSVLRDILASSKTFITTSEREGFGLAILEAMALKVPCILPSLPALKENFKNCALFVGSDEPSEWSKAVLSLLYDRAKSQSISERAYLNALKYSWDSVADKELLVLKQVVNSIQS; encoded by the coding sequence ATGGCGGAGATCAGACTTATGGCAACTTTCTTCCATGACTACCAGTACGGAAAGGTCTTGGGCGGAGTTGAGCGACGATTCGTTGAACTTTCGAATGAATTCAAAAAGAGAAAGATAAAGGCATTCGCAGTAGAATATGAACCGTCTTTGAGCAAGGCGATGAAAGTAGGGTATATTTCGATAACTGTAAAAAGGAAAAGTGGAAGAAACATACTTGAATTAGTTCAGATTTTTAGGCTAGGGCTTCTTACAGCACTAGCATGTAGAAAGAGCAAATGCAATGTAATCTACTCAACTAGCAGTGTCTATACAAACCTGATTACTGCGTATTTCGCAAGTAAGATCTGCAGAATACCTTTTGTCGTGGTTTTTCATTCCTTTCCGTATCAGAATTCGTCATCTATTCTCAAAGATTCTATTCGGGTAGTTCGTGGGATGCTGGGTGGAAGTGAAGCTTTTACACAGGCAATTATTAACTTGCTGAGAAACAGAGCTTTTGCCAGCACCAAGGCTTGCCTCACAGTTAGCAAAGCTACTAAGGATAGACTGGTCTGCTCATTCAGGCCGAGGCTTGTGTTAACTACAGGGAATGGAATATCTGGAGAATGGTTCATGGATATCAAAACCGAAAAAATCTATGACGGTTGTTACGTAGGTAGAATAAGCCCAAGAAAGAGAATTGACTTCTTATTGAGGATATGGAAAAGTGTCGTTGAAGAAAAGCGGGATGCTAAGCTGGTGATTGTGGGTGGTGCAGAAAGCCAGAGATACTTTAACCACTGTCTTGACATAGTTAAACAACTTGGCTTACAAGATAATGTCACCTTTACAGGTTTCGTCGAGGACAGCGTATTACGTGATATACTAGCATCATCCAAGACATTCATAACTACTTCAGAACGCGAAGGCTTTGGTCTAGCCATCCTTGAAGCTATGGCCTTGAAGGTTCCGTGCATACTTCCCTCTCTGCCAGCTTTGAAGGAGAATTTTAAGAACTGTGCCTTGTTTGTCGGAAGTGATGAGCCGTCAGAATGGAGCAAAGCGGTATTGAGCCTTCTCTATGACCGAGCAAAAAGTCAATCCATTTCGGAGAGAGCCTATCTAAATGCATTGAAGTATTCTTGGGATTCTGTTGCCGATAAAGAACTACTGGTCTTAAAGCAAGTGGTTAATTCCATCCAAAGTTGA
- a CDS encoding glycosyltransferase family A protein, translating to MTGITYSICIINYNSFPIIEESLQAIFNYIDDRYEIVVVDGNSTDGSREILEKYAEKGLLRLYYQAKRCRGLARQMAFEKSKGDYIISQVDLDDVIGDFRPTIDFYHEHIEGKILVLRDFLIGPRDVIAQLGGWRNLNWGEDFDLWSRAAKAGKLVYVDKPTRVKIGQLLRKRKHGIPHNYYVYRDSFRMSKPVRSYWAEKSTFIKMAHISIATIAYLTFRFYEQYNDPFNRKFRLSDYSLDLYTDMSKKNRDIVYR from the coding sequence GTGACCGGGATTACTTACTCTATTTGTATAATTAACTACAATTCATTCCCTATTATCGAAGAATCCTTACAGGCTATCTTTAATTATATCGACGATAGGTACGAAATAGTAGTTGTAGATGGTAATAGCACAGATGGTTCTCGCGAAATACTAGAAAAATACGCAGAAAAAGGACTGCTTCGACTCTACTATCAGGCGAAGAGATGCAGAGGACTTGCAAGGCAGATGGCATTTGAAAAATCGAAAGGCGATTATATTATCAGCCAGGTCGATTTGGACGACGTGATAGGCGATTTTCGACCTACTATTGATTTTTACCATGAGCATATAGAGGGGAAGATACTAGTATTAAGGGACTTCCTGATCGGTCCTAGAGATGTAATCGCACAACTAGGGGGTTGGAGAAATCTTAATTGGGGAGAAGATTTTGACTTATGGTCTAGGGCTGCTAAGGCAGGAAAGTTAGTATATGTCGATAAACCGACCAGAGTCAAAATAGGTCAATTATTAAGAAAGCGTAAACACGGAATACCCCATAATTATTACGTATACCGTGACTCCTTTCGTATGAGTAAACCCGTCAGAAGTTACTGGGCGGAAAAAAGCACTTTTATAAAAATGGCTCATATTTCAATAGCAACGATTGCGTATTTGACATTTAGGTTCTACGAACAGTATAATGATCCATTTAATAGAAAATTTAGACTTTCTGACTATTCTCTTGATTTATATACAGATATGAGTAAGAAAAATAGAGATATTGTTTACAGATGA
- a CDS encoding glycosyltransferase family 4 protein, whose protein sequence is MKNNKDACVVQVCAGYPPDRIGGIENIVQALHTFLMRSSYSSYVITRRWKGYVSENQVIQLDTPKAEALGYLIWCVKALLMIRRLKPRIVHCHGLEGAIICLLLYPSKIKKVMHLHNAISREVGYRSKPSHLIGLQILKLSMKAARLVICPTKAARDDLISNTAPYMFRKTVVIPNFCRDPSQISNKEIQVTRQKLGVEDKKIILYFGKIKSTKGIEDICKAYNLMGHKSQVSLVLAGMGTATNRFFMKLKKLYPDVILTGYVDNPSIFYRMADAFCIYTDSFAGGETFAMSLADAMLHQVPIIASDNIIYKEVTNGNAVFVPSNDPLSLAKAFDFVLQNKEKISYQIARAKLFAEEKYAKHRFLAKMDVTYQWLLGQ, encoded by the coding sequence ATGAAGAACAATAAAGATGCATGTGTGGTTCAGGTCTGTGCTGGATATCCTCCAGATAGAATTGGTGGCATTGAAAACATAGTTCAAGCCTTACATACCTTTCTGATGCGGTCAAGCTATTCCTCTTATGTTATTACAAGGCGCTGGAAAGGATACGTTTCGGAAAATCAAGTAATACAACTCGATACACCTAAGGCGGAAGCACTAGGTTATCTTATATGGTGTGTCAAGGCATTATTAATGATAAGGAGATTAAAGCCAAGAATAGTTCATTGTCATGGTCTCGAAGGAGCCATTATTTGCCTCCTTCTTTATCCCAGTAAGATCAAGAAGGTGATGCATCTTCACAATGCTATATCAAGAGAGGTAGGCTACCGATCCAAGCCAAGTCATCTGATAGGCTTGCAGATTTTGAAGTTGAGTATGAAGGCCGCTAGGCTTGTGATATGTCCAACTAAAGCTGCAAGAGATGATCTGATTTCCAATACAGCACCTTACATGTTCAGGAAGACGGTTGTAATCCCAAACTTCTGTAGGGATCCGTCACAGATTTCTAATAAGGAGATTCAGGTAACAAGACAAAAGCTGGGAGTAGAAGATAAAAAAATCATTCTCTATTTCGGTAAAATAAAGTCTACAAAAGGAATAGAGGATATCTGCAAGGCTTACAACCTGATGGGTCATAAGTCACAAGTCTCTCTTGTACTGGCAGGAATGGGCACTGCGACAAACCGTTTCTTTATGAAACTCAAAAAATTATATCCAGATGTCATACTGACAGGATATGTTGACAACCCTAGTATATTTTATCGGATGGCTGATGCCTTCTGTATCTATACAGATTCGTTTGCCGGAGGTGAAACCTTCGCCATGTCGTTGGCAGACGCTATGTTGCACCAAGTGCCAATTATTGCATCAGATAACATTATATATAAAGAGGTCACAAACGGAAATGCAGTATTCGTGCCATCTAACGACCCACTTAGCTTGGCGAAAGCGTTTGATTTCGTCTTACAAAATAAGGAGAAAATTTCATATCAAATAGCCAGAGCGAAACTGTTTGCCGAAGAAAAGTACGCAAAACACCGCTTCCTGGCCAAAATGGATGTAACCTACCAATGGTTGCTTGGTCAATGA
- a CDS encoding glycosyltransferase, with amino-acid sequence MPNRNNAKFIQSAIDSVLKQAYSNVELIVVDDGSEDNSLDIVEHFLRVGREIRLLKTGGRRGSAAARNLGIKNARGECIAFIDSDDMWVPSKLQRQMEEYLLKGPCIVYHDWMRIDESGNILPAGKLRRPKKSGRVFDEFLSMAFGASSMFLVPRRYLDSAHMFDESLPWAEDLDFSLKLARDFMFSYVDERLYCYRIHNRSKTMTMPRMKRIEWECRVIERHFEASKNSIPDETRQRVIKLLGDYYKKTHQYHKLLALKLKNAGIE; translated from the coding sequence ATGCCCAATCGTAATAACGCAAAATTCATTCAATCAGCCATAGACAGTGTGCTTAAACAGGCATATAGTAACGTTGAATTGATAGTCGTAGATGATGGTTCAGAGGACAACTCGCTCGATATAGTCGAACATTTCCTCAGAGTAGGCAGAGAAATAAGGCTGCTAAAGACAGGAGGAAGGAGAGGATCTGCCGCTGCAAGGAACTTGGGTATCAAAAACGCAAGAGGCGAATGTATTGCATTCATAGATTCTGATGATATGTGGGTCCCGAGTAAACTGCAAAGACAGATGGAGGAATACTTGCTGAAAGGGCCATGCATTGTGTACCATGACTGGATGCGAATAGACGAATCAGGCAATATCTTGCCTGCTGGAAAGCTGAGACGCCCTAAAAAGAGCGGTCGAGTTTTCGATGAATTTCTAAGCATGGCTTTTGGAGCTAGCAGTATGTTTCTTGTACCAAGAAGATATCTTGATTCAGCACATATGTTCGACGAATCGCTTCCATGGGCCGAAGACCTCGATTTTTCCCTGAAACTTGCAAGAGATTTCATGTTTTCTTATGTCGATGAAAGGCTATACTGTTATAGAATTCACAATAGAAGCAAGACAATGACAATGCCAAGAATGAAAAGAATAGAATGGGAATGCAGAGTGATAGAGAGACACTTTGAAGCCAGCAAAAACTCGATTCCGGATGAAACTAGGCAAAGGGTGATAAAACTGCTTGGAGACTACTATAAGAAGACACATCAGTACCACAAGTTACTAGCCCTGAAATTGAAAAATGCCGGTATCGAATAA
- a CDS encoding sulfotransferase domain-containing protein, producing MKLPKKATAGVRLLPDFLIVGAQKAGTSTMHSLLAAHPCIRSCSVKEPSFFYLKYDRGLLWYRSHFPTMLSKIFHTMTRDTKFLTFESTVSYLYDPHAAKRISTCLPDVKIIVMLRNHVDRAYSEFWYRRNVWNDYEFDTFEDAINFEMRTKIAEQEYKILQRDEEYPYHKFYRYSYLSRGIYAFQIENLFRYINKKQIRS from the coding sequence TTGAAGCTCCCCAAGAAAGCAACAGCAGGTGTGAGATTATTACCAGATTTTCTTATCGTGGGGGCTCAGAAAGCTGGCACTTCAACTATGCATTCCCTTCTTGCCGCGCACCCTTGTATAAGGAGCTGTTCCGTAAAGGAACCGTCTTTCTTTTACCTTAAATACGATAGGGGGCTGCTCTGGTATAGATCTCATTTTCCGACTATGCTTTCCAAGATATTCCATACGATGACTCGCGATACAAAATTTCTGACGTTCGAATCTACCGTGTCTTATCTTTACGATCCGCATGCAGCGAAACGAATATCAACGTGCCTTCCTGACGTGAAAATTATAGTGATGTTAAGGAACCATGTGGACAGAGCATATTCCGAATTCTGGTACAGGAGAAACGTATGGAATGACTACGAATTTGATACTTTTGAGGACGCGATAAACTTTGAAATGAGAACAAAGATAGCAGAACAGGAATATAAGATTTTGCAGAGAGACGAAGAGTACCCTTATCATAAATTTTACCGATATTCGTACCTTTCTCGTGGGATTTATGCTTTCCAAATCGAGAACCTGTTCAGGTATATAAATAAAAAGCAGATCAGATCTTGA